The stretch of DNA CTCGGCATCTTAGTCAAACACCGTATAGAGTTGCTAGGCGATCTATTTCAACGTTTCAACGCCATCGCCGTCACAGGAAGTCATGGTAAAAGCACTACCACTGGTATGATAGCTACTATTTTTTGCCAGCTAGGCCTCGACCCCTCGGTCCTAATTGGCGCAGACCTACAGGACATTGGTGGGAACATGCGTTTTGGCCGAAGCACCACTTTGGTGGCGGAAGTAGATGAATCAGATCCTGGATTTTCTCTGCTAGATAGTCACTTGGCAGTGTTAACTAATTTGGAGAACGATCATGTGGCTGATGGATTCAGTGAACGCCGCACATACCATGCTACGTTTAACGACCTTTTAGACGCTACAGAAAAGTTTGCTAGCCGAGCCAAGAACCTATTATTCTGTTCCGATTGGCCTCTTCTTAAATCTCTTTTTGGCCAAACTTGTACAGCATCCACATTCGGAACCACTTCTGACGCAACCTACAGAATTAGCGAACTTAACCTCTTACCTGAGGCCTCCAGGTTCAATCTCGTGCTGCCAGAAGGCAATATTCAACAAGTTTGCCTTTCAATACCCGGTCAACACAATGCACTCAACGCTGCCGCCGCTCTTGCCGTAGCGCACCTTAGTGGACTTGATATTTCTGCCTCAGCTGACGCCTTAAGCCAATTTAAAGGCGTAGGCCGACGTTGGCAACATTGGGGTACTATCGAAGGGGCACCTATTATCGATGATTATGCCCACCATCCGACCGAAATAATGGCTACTCTTAACACTGCACAACTAACTGGGCGTCGAGTTCGCGCTGTTATTCAACCTCATCGTTGGGTGCGAACCGCTCTCCACTGGCCGGCTATAGCTGATGCCGCCTCCATAGCTGATGAGGTGTTTCTGGTAGACATATACGGTGCGGGTGAACTTGCTATCCCCGGCATCTCTCCAGAAATAATAAGAGACCGCGTCGCACTTACAGGTACCCCAATCGAATACCACTCTTCTCTCGAATCCGTGGTTTCGAGCATCGCTAGTACACTTGACCCAAACGACTTGATAATTACTTTGGGAGCAGGAGACGTTTGGAAAGTAGCTGAGTTGCTGGTAAATCAAGAAAGATATGACCAGTAACTCACTCCCACGCACTGTTTCCCTCCGCAACTACACCACTTTGCGTATTGGGGGACCAGCTGAACTGTGGCAAGTCAATAGCATTGACGAAATTCGAGAAGCAACAGTCAAGCCGTTTAAGATACTTGGAGGCGGCTCTAACCTCCTGGTGAGTGACGAAGGTGTAAGTGACCGCGTAATTAAACTTGGTCAATCGTTCAGCAACATCTCTGCTATAGACGGCACTACCGACGTTTGGATCGGTGCAGCCACACCATTGCCTGGATTAGTACGCCGGGCTCAACGGCAGGGAGTATCTGGGCTAGAGGGCCTCTTTGGCATTCCCGGAGTAGTAGGCGGCGCTATAGCCATGAACGCGGGTACACGCTTCGGCTCTATTGCCGATACCCTCACTCAAGTGGAAGTGTTCATTGAAGGCAACTTATGCTACCTATCCTCATCTGAGCTCGGTCTCGCTTACCGTACAAGCAACCTTCCACCTAATTCCATAGTTGTCCGTGCCCGCTTACAACTAGTTCCATCACAGCCTCAACGGGTAGCCCGAGCAATGGCTTCTGTGGATGAAGCTAGACGGGGACAACCGAAAAACAAATCCGCGGGTTGCGCTTTTAAAAACCCGCCTGGAAAAGCAGCGGGATTCATAATCGACCAAGCTGGACTTAAAGGCCTACGAGTAGGCGATGCGATGATATCTCATCAACATGGTAATTTCATTGTCAACCTTGGTTCAGCCACCCAAAAGGACGTATTAGAGCTTATTGCCCAAGTGAGATCAAGAGTAGAAATTCCCCTGGAACTCGAGTGGCGGGGTTGGGGGTAGCATGAGATGGCTTGCCTACATCGTAATACTGTTAGTTATCACAGTCTTGCTTGGCTCAAGGCTTTATCCAGAAGCCAGGAGCCTTGAAGTATCGGGGAACAAATTCCTCACTGATACGGAAGTGCTTAAACTGGCCGGCTTAAAGCAAGGGCAACCTCTACTTTGGGTTAATCCCTGGACTCTTCGCAAGCTAGCGAAATCCCCGTGGATAAGTCGGGCCCATATCCTACGAGACTGGCCGGAGCGAAAGATTTATATAGAAGTCTGGGAACGACAACCATTAGCAACCGACGGAACCAATGTCTGGGCAAAAGATGGCACTATTTTAGCTAATACGCATGCTCAAGTATTGCCCGATCTTGTACAAGTGACAGGTTGGGGGGAATCGCGGATCGATGAATCTCTAGACCTCATAAGGCTGCTAGCGGAGTATGAGCCAAAGGTGTTAAGCTATACCCCAGAAGGCTTCGAGATCCAACTAGCAAGGACGGTTGTCTTAACGCCGAGCGTCCAGGACCTCAAAAACCAGTGGTCGGGCTTTTTAGGCCACACTGGCAATCGGATTTCGGTTTATGCCTGGGGAGTTAGCATCGACAATGAGTGATGAAAAAATCATCGTCGCACTCGACATCGGCACTACTAAGATATGCACTGTTATAGGTGAAATAGCCTCCGATGGCGTACTTGACATTATTGGCGAAGGAACTGTCCCCAGTGACGGCCTTCGAAAAGGCGTGGTCGTTAACCTTGAACGAACCATTGCCTCAGTAAGACAATCTATTTCCGCAGCTGAACGTGTGGCTGGCGTGGAAGTCAAATCGGCTTGGATAGGAATCGCTGGAAGTCATTTGAAAGCCCTCACAAGTCACGGAATGGCTGCCATTCGGCGAGGACAAGAAATCAGTCGTTCAGACGTAGATCGCACTATCGAAAACGCCCAAGCCGTTCCGCTCGAAGCCAATATGGATATTATTCATGTAATTCCCCAAGAGTACGTTGTGGACGGGCATGATGGCATACGTGATCCAGTAGGTATGTCTGGTGTTCGACTAGAAGTTGATGTTCATCTCGTTGCAGGAGCACAAGGACCCTTACAGAATCTTAAACGCTGTGCACGAGATGCGGGGATTGGGGTCGATGGCATTGTTGTACAGGCTTTAGCATCTGGGCTATCCGTTCTCAGTCCCTCAGAAGAGGATATCACCAGCCTGCTAATTGACATCGGAGGTGGCACAACCGATATTGGCGTTTTTAGACGTGGCCAGCTAACTCATTCTGGCGTCATACCCTTAGGCGGAGATCATATTACACAGGACATAAGTCAATGGTTAAGGATACCGCCAGACGAAGCTGAACGAGTCAAGAAACGCTATGGAGTAGCCTTACCCGAAATGGCTGATCGCGATGTTGAACTTGAAGTATCGAATGCTAACTACACTGCTTCTCTTTCCACGTTTGAGCTAGCTCAAGTTATACAACCTAGAGTCATGGAGATTCTCGACTTAGTCAAACAAAACATCGAGCAACGGATGGGCGCTCTCGAACTACTAGCAGGCAATGTAGTTATTACTGGCGGCGCTTCACTAATGCCCGGACTTGATCAAATAGCGACCGAACGCTTTCGGTTGCCTGTACGCATTGGGAAGCCTGAGGGCGTCTCGGGACTTGTAGATGTCGTAGCCAGTCCAGCACACGCGACAGCTGTTGGCCTAGTTAGGTATGGTGTCCAGCACATACCATCAGGAAGGACTGAATCAACTCGGGGGCACGATAACTCTCGGGGAATAATGGGAACCATTCGTAATCTTTTAAAGGACTTTTTCTAAGCAGCAACTGCGTAAATTGAGCGCAGATCAAATGGCTAAGGCCAAATATTTATTTAGGTTAAGGGGTGGCAAGGGTGAGGAGCGAGGAAATGAACGAAAACGCGGTAATTCGAGTGGTTGGCTTAGGCGGAGGGGGCAACAATGCGGTCAATCGCATGATTGAAACAGGAATGCGAGGGGTCGAATTTTTTGCCGCGAATACGGACGCCCAAGTCCTGGCCACCAGCCTGGCAGATACCCGAATACAAATGGGGGATCACCTAAC from Trueperaceae bacterium encodes:
- the murC gene encoding UDP-N-acetylmuramate--L-alanine ligase, translated to MGIGGIGMSALAKWHLQEGHQVSGCDTADSQSVQQLRSLGIPVHSSHNPDHLTDKMTLIKNRAVPANEPEAKHATKLGILVKHRIELLGDLFQRFNAIAVTGSHGKSTTTGMIATIFCQLGLDPSVLIGADLQDIGGNMRFGRSTTLVAEVDESDPGFSLLDSHLAVLTNLENDHVADGFSERRTYHATFNDLLDATEKFASRAKNLLFCSDWPLLKSLFGQTCTASTFGTTSDATYRISELNLLPEASRFNLVLPEGNIQQVCLSIPGQHNALNAAAALAVAHLSGLDISASADALSQFKGVGRRWQHWGTIEGAPIIDDYAHHPTEIMATLNTAQLTGRRVRAVIQPHRWVRTALHWPAIADAASIADEVFLVDIYGAGELAIPGISPEIIRDRVALTGTPIEYHSSLESVVSSIASTLDPNDLIITLGAGDVWKVAELLVNQERYDQ
- the murB gene encoding UDP-N-acetylenolpyruvoylglucosamine reductase is translated as MTSNSLPRTVSLRNYTTLRIGGPAELWQVNSIDEIREATVKPFKILGGGSNLLVSDEGVSDRVIKLGQSFSNISAIDGTTDVWIGAATPLPGLVRRAQRQGVSGLEGLFGIPGVVGGAIAMNAGTRFGSIADTLTQVEVFIEGNLCYLSSSELGLAYRTSNLPPNSIVVRARLQLVPSQPQRVARAMASVDEARRGQPKNKSAGCAFKNPPGKAAGFIIDQAGLKGLRVGDAMISHQHGNFIVNLGSATQKDVLELIAQVRSRVEIPLELEWRGWG
- the ftsA gene encoding cell division protein FtsA; translated protein: MSDEKIIVALDIGTTKICTVIGEIASDGVLDIIGEGTVPSDGLRKGVVVNLERTIASVRQSISAAERVAGVEVKSAWIGIAGSHLKALTSHGMAAIRRGQEISRSDVDRTIENAQAVPLEANMDIIHVIPQEYVVDGHDGIRDPVGMSGVRLEVDVHLVAGAQGPLQNLKRCARDAGIGVDGIVVQALASGLSVLSPSEEDITSLLIDIGGGTTDIGVFRRGQLTHSGVIPLGGDHITQDISQWLRIPPDEAERVKKRYGVALPEMADRDVELEVSNANYTASLSTFELAQVIQPRVMEILDLVKQNIEQRMGALELLAGNVVITGGASLMPGLDQIATERFRLPVRIGKPEGVSGLVDVVASPAHATAVGLVRYGVQHIPSGRTESTRGHDNSRGIMGTIRNLLKDFF